ACCTGTGATGGGGTTAGTCCTGCTACCATGCAGGAGGTTTCGCCGACAAGAGAATCACGTAAAACATTATTAATGAAAACCTTATAAATCACAGATTCATGTTCCGGATCTTTGGATTGTGACCACTCGATTTCAATCTCATTGGCTGTAGCCGTAAGACTTGTAATCTCAAACTTGTCGGGAGGCATATTCACCTGGGTAATGAAATGAAAATCGCCAGTCCCAACCAGTGTATTATTAAAAAAAGCTTCTATATGGCCGGAATATTCTGAATTTTCGATTAACCCATTGATAGTGAGGGTATTTACACCTAATTGTTCTACAACCAGACTGTCGTCCAGATATACTTTATAGGTAATATTCGAGCTTTCATAACCTTCGATATCGTCAAGTATAAAAGTTGCTTTATTATAATGATCTATCAATAAAAATTGTATAAGTGCCTTTCCTTGTGTATCGTCCTTTTTACATGAAATAAGAATCAGTAATAATGCAAATGAAAATAAACCGAAGTAATGAAGGCTTATAGTATTACGCATTAGAGTAAGGATTTTTTTATCGGAGAACATGACTTGATTAAAGGTCAATAAGTAAGGCCTTATCAGGAGAATCTAAAACAGTTTCACTCTATTATTATTTAAAAGTGAATATCAGCAGACCATAAAAGCGATTGGTCCTGGTGCCAATATTACTCGAATTTGAAAAACCATTTCCACCTTCATACCTAAGTCCAACACTGAAGAATGAGTACTTCAATGACATTCCAAAAAGCAAACCTTGCTCGAAACGCCGGATCTCATTAATGGCAGGAATTGATTCTGTTCGTTCAGTAGTATAAATCTTGGTTTCTTTTGTCTGTAAGTTTGTAAGATTATAAGCTCTACCATACGAATATCCAAGATCCCATGTTGCCTTATACTTCCCAAAAAACTCGGAATAGTTGAGTATGCTGTTGATTTTGAGGTAAGAAGCAGAAATATTCGTCTCAGTAATTGTATATACCTGAGCACTTTCATATTCATTATGTATGCCATTAAATTTATAGGATGAATTGCCTAATTCGATTCCTGCCGACCATTTGTTAAAATTCCTGGGAAAAATAAAATCAAACCTAAATCCAACATATAAATTATAGGACGGTGAAAATTCTGTCTGTCTCAAAACTTTATACATATCACTTTTGAAATTCATCGTAGTCATTGACATTCCGGCAAGAATTGAATACTTGGTGCTTACCTTTTCCTGCGTGCTTTTATATTTTATTCCCGAAGGAACACATTTATAATAGGAATCAAAAAGTGTAAACAGATCTTTCTGGGTATAGGCCGTTTTTGAAATCATTGGCACTATCGAATTACAATCCTTCATATAATTCAATAATTGTCCTTTATACCTGGCGTTTTCAATAATCTGGCTCCCCTCCCCGGGACGCATTTCCTGGCCGGTATTCTTCAGATATCTTTTATAAATCAAAAGGTCATAGCCCGTATCAATTGGAATATAAAACTGTTCTTTTTTGTTTTTATCCAAAAGAAAAAAAAGGCTTTTTTCTCCTATAAATAAGGCTTTCAGAAAGGTAGTATCTTGCTTTAGGTCCAGATCCCCTCCAACTTTAAGATTCATGGTCGAGTTTGAACCCGTTTCACGAAAATGATAGCTGATCGATACAATTCATTTTGGACAAAAAACGCCTTTATATCCAACGGTTTAAAAATTTCAACCTGAGTTAAAAGATCGGCTTTAAAATTGATTTTCTCAGGATTTTGTCCCCATTGCTTATATTCGATGTAGCCCTTAATAGTATCTCCATCATTCTGAATTACATAAGCCGGTAAAAACTTATTTTGAGCAAAAACGATGACAGAAGAAAGTGTTAAGCAAATCAGTATAAATGAAAATTTGTTCATAATTGAAGTTTAAAAATTGATAATACAAATGCTTAACCCGTAATCTTTACTGCTAATTCTTTGATATTCAATCCATCAAAATTACCAGAACTCATCATCAACAGGTTCATTTTTTCCCAGTTGGATGTTAACAGGTTTTCCTTCAAAACGGCTGGAGAGGTGAAAACCTGGAGTTTTTCTTTCTTAAATGCTTTTTTTATCTCGGCTGCTTGAAGCATTGGCAGCTTTTTCAATTCAAGGGCATGTGGAGAAAAATAGACAATTGCCTCATCAGCAGCTTCCATAGATCCTGCATACTGCGAAAGGAAGTTTTTACTTAAGCTGCTATAAGTATGCAATTCGAAACAAGCTACTAACCAACGATCCGGAAACTGCTCCTTGGCAGCCTGGATGGTTGCTTTCAATTTCGAGGGTGCATGGGCAAAATCCCTGAAAACAGTGCAATGTTCGTTGCCAGCCACTACTTCCAATCGATTGGAAGCACCATGATAACTGGAGATGGCTTCATAGAATTGTTTGTCACTAATTTCCAACAGATTACAAACATGCCTGGCCCCCTCCATATTCATCAGGTTATGTCTTCCGAAAACCTTTAAAGGAACTTTCCCTTCAGCAGTATCAAGGATGGTTACTCCATCGTGTATCTGGTAGGATGGCACTGTATAAGGTTGCTTCAGGGCTTTTCCACCAAGGCTGGAGATAAGTTTGGTTACTTCAGGGTCATCCTGGGTATAGATAATACATCCATTGTCAGGCACCATTTCTGCAAAAATCCTGAATTGTTCCACATACTTTTCAAAAGTGGGGAAAACATTCATATGGTCCCATGCAATTCCACTGATGAGGGCAATATCAGGCTTATAAAGATGAAATTTTGGCCTGGGATCCAAAGCACTTGTCAGGTATTCATCGCCTTCAAATACCATGAATGGTGCTTTTTCGGACAATTTTACCATCACTTCGAAGCCTTCAAGCTTTGCACCAACCATGAAATCACAGTCCATACCCACATGCTTCATCACGTGAAGGATCATTGCCGTAATAGTGGTTTTCCCATGGCTTCCCCAATCACTATCCGTAATTTATCCTTACTTTGTTCATATAGAAATTCGGGATAGGAGTAAATTTTCAGTCCCATCCTTTTAGCCCTGACCAATTCATGGTTATCGGAACGGGCATGCATACCCAGGATAACAGCATCGAGGTCATGGGTAATTTTTTCGGGAAACCAGCCCAATTTCTCTGGCAATAAGCCTTGGGCAGCCAGTCGTGTCCTGGCAGGATCAAAAATCTCATCGTCTGATCCTGTGATCTTATAACCTTTAAAATGCAGGGCTAATGCAAGATTATGCATGGCTGAACCGCCAATAGCAATAAAATGAATTTTCATCAAAGGGATATTTCATGCAAATATAGGTAAGCCCAAAGGATAATTATTCAATTTGCCTGTTTCATCTTTTGTTTTTGGATAATAGTTTCCTGCTTCATCCTTGAATCGGAAATCAGAAAATGAGTATTATTACAACCTGATTGACAATACTAAGAATTTGTAACTCAATAGCCATGTCTCAAACCCAGTATAAAGCATTTCGGGTAACAGAAACCCCAAATGGCCTGTTCAGCAGGCAAATTGAACAGTTAAATACCAGTGAACTCCCTGAACGTGGAGTCTTAATCAGGGTCAGGTATTCATCACTAAACTATAAAGATGCCTTATCTTCACATGGAAACAAGGGCGTTACAAGGCGTTATCCTCATACCCCGGGAATCGACGCTGCAGGCATTGTGATAAAAAGCAATTCCGGACTTTTCAGGGAAGGTGATGAGGTGATTGTTACAGGTTACGACCTGGGAATGAATACCTCCGGAGGTTTTGGAGAATATATCAATGTGCCGGCAGAATGGATTGTTCCAAAACCTGCAGGATTGTCACTTAAAGAAAGTATGATCTTTGGAACTGCAGGATTCACAGCTGCACTTTCGATTCATCACCTCCTGAGATCAGGACAGGAACCGCAGGCCGGACCAATATTGGTGACAGGTGCTACCGGCGGGGTTGGGAGTCTTGCTGTAGCTATGTTAACATTACTGGGATTTGATGTAATAGCAGCCACCGGCAAACCTGAACAGGAAAACCTACTTCGAAAACTTGGGGCAAAGACTGTTATCGACAGGAAAGAAACCGATGACCTGTCGGGAAAAGCACTACTTCGCCCAAGATGGTCAGGGGCAATCGATACCGTAGGAGGGAATATACTGGCAACTCTTTTAAAGTCGTGTGCTGAGCATGGAAATATTGCCTGTTGCGGAAATGTATCATCCCCTGAACTTCATACCACCGTGTTCCCCTTTATCCTGAATGGAGTAAACCTGTTAGGAGTGAACTCAGCCACTACACCAATGGCAAACCGAAAGATTTTATGGGAAAAACTGTCAAATGTCTGGAAACCTACACTACCAGCGGAATTGATTCATGAAACCAATCTCATGGACCTTGATCTGTACATAACAAAAATTCTGCAAGGCAAAATTGCTGGCAGGGTTGTCCTGAAGCATGATAATGAATAAATCTTCAGGTATCAGTGAGGAATATGATTAGGATCACCCGGCTTTTTGCAGCAACCAGGTAATGCTTCATAAGCCTCAACATCAGCTCTCACTTCATCAGCATCATAACCAACAGCTGCAATGGCTTTACGAATTGTTTCAGGTGATGTTTTGGAGGTCTTAAAGCTTACAGTAACAATTTTAGTCTCAAGGTCCAGGTTTGAACTGATAATTCCCTTTTCAAATGCCAGAGCTTTTTCAATTCGTTCTTTACATTGTTCACATTGTGCTGAGGTCTGGATGGCAATACTGGCTTTTTTGGTATCCTGAGCCTGAATTTGACAGGCTATTAAGATTGTCATTAATATAACGCTGACGAGTCTTGCTTTCATAGGGATTTTATTAAATTCACATGATCATTAATTACGCCTGATTAATCTTTTGGTAAACAATTAACTAGTTTCAGATACAAAGTAAGCATCAATTTGGATGCAGATTTCACTTTTAACAATTCCTTGACAAAAGAAAATAAATATCTTTCTCAATTCTAATGTGTCAATAATATAAACGTGACATGAATCATCTGAAATTCTTCCTGGAATTATAATGACAGCATGGCTTTAAACATAGATATATGTAACCTATATTAATTAGACACTTTCTAAATTACGAAAATATTCAATAACTTACATAATTTGATATTTCTAATTCAATACTTTTGGCACGCATTAAAAAAAATTAACAATAATTCGTAAACTATGGAAAGTCAATCACTTGTACTTTTCTTTATTGTTGCAGTAGTCCTTGTTGGGCTAGCCTTAGTGTTCTCCAGTTACGTCCCCCCCACTTCGTACAATCCGGTTAAATTTGAGCCCTATGAGTGTGGAATTGAGACCATTGGAGGTACCTGGCTGCAATATACCGTAGGGTATTATCTCTTTGCCATTTTGTTTCTCATTTTTGACGTGGAAACAGTATTTATCTTTCCATGGGCAACTGTAATGAAAACTGCCGGGTTAACGGGATTCATTGAAATCATCATCTTCTTTTTCATACTCGGACTAGGACTGTTGTATGGATGGAAAAAACATGCATTGAAATGGGAATAAGCTCTAAAAAGGAATTCGAAACCAATGATTTCCCCATCCTCGAGCAATATGGAGGGGGAAGTATCATACTTACACAACTCGATGCGTTGGTTAACTGGGCCAGGTCAAATTCTGTCTGGCCATTGACTTTTGGTACCCGCTGTTGTGCAATAGAAATGATGGCAACCGGTGCTTCAAGGCATGATTTTGCCCGTTTCGGTTATGAAGTCGCCCGTGCGACACCACGCCAGGCAGATATGATCATCATTTCCGGATCCATCAATTATAAAATGGCCCCGGTACTGAAGAGGCTCTACGACCAGATTGCAGATCCAAAATATGTAATTGCAATGGGCGCCTGCGCTGTTTCCGGTGGTCCTTTTTACTACAATTCATATTCAATTGTAAAAGGAGCCGACCATGTGATCCCTGTTGATATATATGTCCCGGGTTGTCCGCCAAGGCCCGAAGCATTGCTTTTTGCTTTCCTACAGCTTCAGAAGAAGATTAAGAGGGAGAAGAATTTCAAAGGGATGATCAAAAAATAATCATAACAGGTAAGTGTTGTGAAAACAGCTTCAGGCAGCATTATTTATTAAACCGGAAGCAGTTACACATCGATTACTTAAAATTCATGATATGTTAAACGAAGAATTAATCACCTATCTCAGCAAACAGTTTCCCGGGGCTGAGGTGAAGCAAGGCACCCAGTATGTTGAGGTGATTGCAGGTGCTGATGAACTTCATAAGGTAGCACAGAGCCTTAAAGAATCGCAGGAAACTGCTTTCGATTATCTCGTCTGCCTTTCAGGGGTTGATTACCCGGAATATATGAGCGTAGTTTATCACCTGGAATCAACCAAATTCAAGCATTTCATTGTCCTGAAAGTAAAAACATCCGGACGTGAAAACCCTGCGATTGATACTGTTTGTGATATCTGGCCGACCGCTGAATTCCATGAAAGGGAGGTTTTTGACCTGCTTGGAGTGAAATTCAATAATCATCCGGATTTGCGAAGGTTGTTTCTTGATGAAGGCTGGGGATACCCTCTCCGCAAAGATTATGTTGATGAAATCCATATCGTAGAAAGATAGTTATGATCGAACTGATAGAAAAAAAGGTCACTTCCGATACCATTGCGACTGATGAATACCTGGTTAATATGGGTCCACAACACCCGTCAACTCACGGTGTTCTGCGTTTGCTGGTCAAACTGGAAGGTGAAATAGTACATAATGTACAACCTCACATCGGCTATATCCATTCCGGTATCGAAAAAATGACAGAATCCCTGTCATATACTCAGATTCCTCATCTCACCGACCGTATGGACTATCTCTCAGCCCATATGAATAATGAAGCGGTATCACTTTGTGTTGAAAATGCTTTACAGGTTGAGATTCCTGATCGTGTTAAATATATCAGGACTATCATGGCCGAGTTGCAACGTATTGCTTCTCACCAGCTATGGTGGTGTGCCACCGGGATGGACCTTGGTGCACTAACAACCTTTTTCTATGGATTGCGCGACAGGGAAGATATTCTTGACATTTTTGAAGAAACCTGTGGTGCAAGGCTTACCGTTAATTATAGCCTTCCGGGTGGTTTGATGTTCGATATTCACCCAAATTTCCAGAGGAAAGTAAAAGAGTTTATCAAGAAATTCAAAAAGAAACTACCTGAATATGATCAGTTGCTCACCGGGAATGTGATTTTCCAGGAACGCAGCAAAGGTGTGGGAATCCTGAGTAAGGAAGATGCCATCGCTTTTGGTGTAACAGGACCTACCGGCAGGGCATCAGGATTCAGTTGCGATGTCAGGAAGCACCATCCATATAGTGCCTATCCTCTGGTTAAATTCAATGAAGCACTGGGAACCGAAGGAGATACTTTCAGGCGTTACCAGCTGAGGATCGCTGAAATGTGGGAATCGATGGCCATTATTGAACAACTGATTGATAACATCCCTGAAGGTGATTATTCAGCTAAAATGAAAGGGGTGATCAAACTTCCTGAAGGCGAATACTACCAGCGGGTTGAATCAGCCAGGGGTGAATTTGGAGTCTTTATCGTTAGTGATGGAAAGAAAAATCCTTACCGGGTTAAATTCCGCTCACCTGGATTTTCAAACCTGTTCACTATCAATCACATAGCTAAAGGTTGGAAAATCGCCGACCTGGTTGCCATCATGGCTACCTTCGACCTGGTAATCCCGGATATCGACCGATGAGTTTTGAATGAGAAGTCCTAATTGCAAGTAAAACGATAAACCCATTATAGAATGGAATTCGAAAAATACGATTTTACACCCATCACCCAATCCATTCATCAGGCTTTGCTGGAGAGCACTACTCCCCTGCTTACTTTAATCATTGAATGGACAATCATTGGGGTTCTTTATCTCCTGTTTGTAGCTGTCTTCGGACTTTTCCTCGTTTATGCCGAGCGTAAGGTTTGTGCAGCTTTTCAACAAAGGCTTGGCCCTATGAGGGTTGGTCCATGGGGTTTACTGCAAACCATTGCCGACTTCATTAAATTGTTAATGAAGGAATTAATACAACCCAAGAGTGTTGATTCCTTTTTATACAACCTGGCACCATTTGTAGTAATTATAGTGCCATTTCTCACCATTTCTGTAATTCCATTTGCCCCCGGCTTACAAGCCCTGGATTTCGATATCGGGATTTTCTTTGTTACTGCAGTTTCTTCAGTGGGAGTAATCGGTGTATTATTAGCAGGTTGGGCCAGTAATAACAAATACTCCCTGATCGGGGGTATGCGTTCGGGAGCCCAGATCGTCAGTTATGAGTTATCAGTAGGTCTTTCATTGATCACAATGGTAATTTTGGCCGGTACAATGCAGATTTCAGAAATTGTCCTCCTGCAAAGGGAAGGCTGGTTTCTTTTCAAAGGACATATTCCTGCTGTAATTGCCTTTCTGGTATTTATCGTGGCTGGTACTGCAGAAACCAATCGTGGTCCTTTTGACCTTGCCGAAGCAGAATCGGAGCTTACCGCAGGATTCCATACAGAATATTCAGGGATAAAATTTGCCTTCTTCTTCCTGGCAGAATACATCAACTTGTTCATCGTTTCAGCCATGGCAGTAATAGTATTCCTGGGTGGATGGATGCCTTTCCATATTGGCGGCTGGGATGGATTCAATGCCATCATGGACTTCATTCCCGGATTGGTTTGGTTCTTCATGAAAGTATTGGGTATTATCTTCCTCATTATGTGGTTCAAATGGACTTTCCCAAGGCTCAGGGTCGACCAGATCCTTACCCTGGAGTGGAAATACCTGCTTCCAATCAACCTGTTCAACATACTCTTAATGGCTTTCCTGGTCCTGATGGGTTGGCATTGGTAAGATAATCTACAAAGTAAATAGACTGAAAAGAGATGAAATCATTCCTCAACTATATATCAGAAATATTCAAGGGAGTATGGACCTTACTCATTGGGATGAAGGTCACGGCAAAATACTTCTTCACTCCCTGGAAACATGTTACCCAGCAATATCCTGAAAACAGGGAGAAGCTGTTTATTGCCGAACGTTTTCGGGGTGAGGTAGTGATGCCCCACAATGAAAACAATGAGCATGCATGCACAGGCTGTGGGATTTGTGAATTGAATTGCCCGAATGGCTCTATTGAAATCATCACTAAATCGATCCTTACTGAAGAAGGCAAGAAGAAAAGAATCATCGACCAGCATATTTATCACCTGGGGATGTGCACATTCTGCAATTTATGCGTAAAAACCTGTCCTTCAGATGCAATTGTGATGGCTCAGACCTTCGAACACGCCTATTGGGATCGCACTCAACTCACCAAAGTATTGAATAAACCCGGTTCAAAGATTATGGCCGGAGTGAAGGAATAAAACAATTAGGAAACTTATAAGAAAAGAACCATGAATAGCGAGATCATGTTTTATATATTGGCCGGAATGATCCTCATCTTCTCCGTGATGACGGTTACCAGCCGCAGGATCCTCCGGGCTGCTGTCTACCTGTTATTTGTGCTCATCAGTACCGCAGGATTGTATTTCATGCTCAGTTACAGCTTCCTTGCCGCAGTGCAGCTAACGGTTTATGCCGGTGGTATCGTAGTACTTATTATATTCTCCATCCTGCTAACCAGCCATATCAGTGAAAGAGCTGTTGTTGCTGACATAAAACAGACCTTGTTATCTGCCCTTGCAGCTGTTGCAGGAGCAGTGCTTACCCTAATGACCATTCTCAGGTTTACTTTTGTTCCCACTACCCAACCTGCTACCGGAACTTCAGTAAAAGATATTGGTACAGCCCTGATCTCTTATGGAGAAAACGGTTATGCCCTTCCATTTGAAGTGATCTCTATACTCCTTCTGGCTGCAATGATCGGAGCCATTATTGTTGCCCGTAAAGAGAAATTAAAAGGAGAAAACTAGGAATCAGTAATTCCTGGAACAGAAACATAGTTTATCACAAAGCGTACCCAAAATATACCACCTAATGACCGGAACCATACCCCTTCAATTTTTCCTGGTAATCAGTACATTGATGTTTTTCATCGGGATTTTCGGGTTTCTCACCAGGCGAAACCTGATTACCATGTTAATGTCGATAGAGCTAATCCTGAATTCAGTGAATATCAATTTCGTTGCATTCAATAAATACCTCTATCCTGACCAGCTTGCAGGACATTTCTTCAGTCTTATTGTGATTGCCGTTGCTGCAGCAGAAGCTGCCGTTGCTATCGCCATCATTATCAATATCTACAGGAATTTCAGATCGATTGATGTGGATAATGTAGACCAGATGAAGAATTAATCACAATTGAATCAGCATCAGCTTATTAAGATTGATTACCTGGATAAAAACATTAGAAATAAGAACTGAATACAATTAAGCTTATGAGTAACTATTCCTATACGATACTAATCCCGCTGGTTCCCCTTGCAGTATTCTTATTTACGGGGCTTGCAGGGCATAAGATGAAACCGATGGTTTCAGGTTTGATCGGTACTGCGGGGCTTGCCTTTGGTGCTATTCTTTCCTATGTTACTGCCATTAGTTATTTCTGGACCGGGCATGCTGAAGGAACCGCCTATACTTCAATCAAGGCATTCGAGATCTCCTGGCTGAATCTGACGGATGCATTAACCATCAAACTGGGAGCTCTGATTGATCCTATTTCAGTTATGATGCTTGTGGTTGTCACTACAGTTTCTTTGATGGTGCATATCTACAGCCTTGGATATATGAAGGGAGAACGGGGATTTCACAGGTTCTTTGCATTCTTGTCTCTTTTCAGCTTTTCGATGCTGGGCCTTGTGCTGGCAACCAATATTTTCCAGATGTACATCTTCTGGGAGCTTGTTGGGGTTTCATCCTTCCTGCTCATTGGTTTTTATTATGAGAAACCCAGTGCTGTTGCTGCCTCCAAGAAGGCTTTCATCGTCACCCGGTTTGCTGACCTGGGATTCCTGATCGGTATCCTGATGCTTTCATTCAATACCAATACTTTTGATTTCCAGACCCTGGTGAATCCAACCGGTCCTGCCATCTCACAAGGTGGTGGTGCTGCTTTCATGGGATTATCTGTATTAAGCTGGTCGTTGATATTCATCTTTATGGGAGGTGCCGGGAAGTCGGCTATGTTTCCGCTGCACATCTGGTTGCCGGATGCAATGGAAGGCCCCACTCCTGTTTCAGCATTAATCCATGCCGCTACAATGGTTGTTGCAGGGGTTTACCTGGTAGCAAGGCTTTTCCCTGTATATGCACTTGGAGCGCCGGATGCACTAACGGTTGTAGCCTGGGTGGGTGGAATATCTTCACTGTTTGCGGCAATTATAGCTTGTACCCAGACTGATATAAAGCGTGTACTGGCGTATTCAACCATGTCGCAGATCGGCTATATGATGCTTGCCCTCGGGGTTTCCGGTTTCGGCGGGCATGATGGACTAGGCTTTATGGCTTCAAATTTTCACCTGTTTACCCATGCCATGTTCAAAGCCCTCCTCTTCCTGGGTGCCGGGGCAGTGATCCATGCTGTGCATTCAAATGATATGAGCGGAATGGGTAACTTGCGTAAATACCTGCCTATAACACATATCACCTTCCTGATAGCTTGTATAACCATTGCAGGGATACCGCCATTCTCAGGATTTTTCAGCAAAGATGAAATACTGGTTGCTGCCTACCATCATAACAAAATATTGTTCTTCATTGAATATGCAGTTGCCGGGCTCACCGCATTCTATATGTTCAGGCTTTATTACAGCATTTTCTGGGGCAAGGAAACACATTATCATCACACCCCTCATGAAGCGCCCTATGTAATGACAATCCCTTTGATGATACTTGCTTTTGGTGCTGTAACCACCGGATTTCTTCCTTTCCATGACCTGGTAACTTCCGATGGTTTGCCTCTTGATCTGCATACCGAATGGGGAATTGCAATTCCTTCCATTTTGATCGCTGTTTTAGGAATTGCAATTGCAACAATAATGTACAGAAAAGTAAACGGGATGCCGGAAAAAATGGCTGGAATCTTCGGTTATTTTTACAAATGGGCCTACAGGAAGTTCTACATCGATGAAGTCTATCTGTTCGTTACAAAAAAGATCATCTTCAATTATATTTCCCGTCCGATAGCATGGTTCGACAGGCATGTAGTGGATGGAACCATGAATGGAATTGCCGGTATTACCCAGTTTGCCTCTGTCAGCATCAAGGGACTCCAATCAGGAAGGGTGCAACAATATGCCTTTGTATTTATCTCTGGTGCCATAGCCCTTGTTATCATCTTCGTGTATCTCTGGTAATAAAAAACAAAATCAATGAATATATTAAGCCTTTTTGTACTGATCCCCATCCTCACTATTATTGCTATCGTATTCACTAAGAATATGAAGCAAACACGCCTGGTAAGCGCGATAGGTATGGGAATACAGCTCATCCTCTCAGGTATACTCATCTACATGTACCTTGCCGAAAGAAATGCCGGCAATACGGCTGACATGCTTTTCATGTATGATGCCCTTTGGTTTCCCACCCTGAATATTCATTATACCATCGGGGTCGACGGGATTTCTGTCGCAATGATAGCATTGACTTCTATTGTGGTATTTGCCGG
This genomic interval from Bacteroidales bacterium contains the following:
- a CDS encoding YhdH/YhfP family quinone oxidoreductase, with translation MSQTQYKAFRVTETPNGLFSRQIEQLNTSELPERGVLIRVRYSSLNYKDALSSHGNKGVTRRYPHTPGIDAAGIVIKSNSGLFREGDEVIVTGYDLGMNTSGGFGEYINVPAEWIVPKPAGLSLKESMIFGTAGFTAALSIHHLLRSGQEPQAGPILVTGATGGVGSLAVAMLTLLGFDVIAATGKPEQENLLRKLGAKTVIDRKETDDLSGKALLRPRWSGAIDTVGGNILATLLKSCAEHGNIACCGNVSSPELHTTVFPFILNGVNLLGVNSATTPMANRKILWEKLSNVWKPTLPAELIHETNLMDLDLYITKILQGKIAGRVVLKHDNE
- a CDS encoding cation transporter: MKARLVSVILMTILIACQIQAQDTKKASIAIQTSAQCEQCKERIEKALAFEKGIISSNLDLETKIVTVSFKTSKTSPETIRKAIAAVGYDADEVRADVEAYEALPGCCKKPGDPNHIPH
- the ndhC gene encoding NADH-quinone oxidoreductase subunit A, whose translation is MESQSLVLFFIVAVVLVGLALVFSSYVPPTSYNPVKFEPYECGIETIGGTWLQYTVGYYLFAILFLIFDVETVFIFPWATVMKTAGLTGFIEIIIFFFILGLGLLYGWKKHALKWE
- the nuoB gene encoding NADH-quinone oxidoreductase subunit NuoB translates to MGISSKKEFETNDFPILEQYGGGSIILTQLDALVNWARSNSVWPLTFGTRCCAIEMMATGASRHDFARFGYEVARATPRQADMIIISGSINYKMAPVLKRLYDQIADPKYVIAMGACAVSGGPFYYNSYSIVKGADHVIPVDIYVPGCPPRPEALLFAFLQLQKKIKREKNFKGMIKK
- a CDS encoding NADH-quinone oxidoreductase subunit C encodes the protein MLNEELITYLSKQFPGAEVKQGTQYVEVIAGADELHKVAQSLKESQETAFDYLVCLSGVDYPEYMSVVYHLESTKFKHFIVLKVKTSGRENPAIDTVCDIWPTAEFHEREVFDLLGVKFNNHPDLRRLFLDEGWGYPLRKDYVDEIHIVER
- a CDS encoding NADH-quinone oxidoreductase subunit D, encoding MGPQHPSTHGVLRLLVKLEGEIVHNVQPHIGYIHSGIEKMTESLSYTQIPHLTDRMDYLSAHMNNEAVSLCVENALQVEIPDRVKYIRTIMAELQRIASHQLWWCATGMDLGALTTFFYGLRDREDILDIFEETCGARLTVNYSLPGGLMFDIHPNFQRKVKEFIKKFKKKLPEYDQLLTGNVIFQERSKGVGILSKEDAIAFGVTGPTGRASGFSCDVRKHHPYSAYPLVKFNEALGTEGDTFRRYQLRIAEMWESMAIIEQLIDNIPEGDYSAKMKGVIKLPEGEYYQRVESARGEFGVFIVSDGKKNPYRVKFRSPGFSNLFTINHIAKGWKIADLVAIMATFDLVIPDIDR
- the nuoH gene encoding NADH-quinone oxidoreductase subunit NuoH, whose translation is MEFEKYDFTPITQSIHQALLESTTPLLTLIIEWTIIGVLYLLFVAVFGLFLVYAERKVCAAFQQRLGPMRVGPWGLLQTIADFIKLLMKELIQPKSVDSFLYNLAPFVVIIVPFLTISVIPFAPGLQALDFDIGIFFVTAVSSVGVIGVLLAGWASNNKYSLIGGMRSGAQIVSYELSVGLSLITMVILAGTMQISEIVLLQREGWFLFKGHIPAVIAFLVFIVAGTAETNRGPFDLAEAESELTAGFHTEYSGIKFAFFFLAEYINLFIVSAMAVIVFLGGWMPFHIGGWDGFNAIMDFIPGLVWFFMKVLGIIFLIMWFKWTFPRLRVDQILTLEWKYLLPINLFNILLMAFLVLMGWHW
- a CDS encoding 4Fe-4S binding protein, with the protein product MKSFLNYISEIFKGVWTLLIGMKVTAKYFFTPWKHVTQQYPENREKLFIAERFRGEVVMPHNENNEHACTGCGICELNCPNGSIEIITKSILTEEGKKKRIIDQHIYHLGMCTFCNLCVKTCPSDAIVMAQTFEHAYWDRTQLTKVLNKPGSKIMAGVKE
- a CDS encoding NADH-quinone oxidoreductase subunit J, translated to MNSEIMFYILAGMILIFSVMTVTSRRILRAAVYLLFVLISTAGLYFMLSYSFLAAVQLTVYAGGIVVLIIFSILLTSHISERAVVADIKQTLLSALAAVAGAVLTLMTILRFTFVPTTQPATGTSVKDIGTALISYGENGYALPFEVISILLLAAMIGAIIVARKEKLKGEN
- the nuoK gene encoding NADH-quinone oxidoreductase subunit NuoK, encoding MTGTIPLQFFLVISTLMFFIGIFGFLTRRNLITMLMSIELILNSVNINFVAFNKYLYPDQLAGHFFSLIVIAVAAAEAAVAIAIIINIYRNFRSIDVDNVDQMKN
- the nuoL gene encoding NADH-quinone oxidoreductase subunit L yields the protein MSNYSYTILIPLVPLAVFLFTGLAGHKMKPMVSGLIGTAGLAFGAILSYVTAISYFWTGHAEGTAYTSIKAFEISWLNLTDALTIKLGALIDPISVMMLVVVTTVSLMVHIYSLGYMKGERGFHRFFAFLSLFSFSMLGLVLATNIFQMYIFWELVGVSSFLLIGFYYEKPSAVAASKKAFIVTRFADLGFLIGILMLSFNTNTFDFQTLVNPTGPAISQGGGAAFMGLSVLSWSLIFIFMGGAGKSAMFPLHIWLPDAMEGPTPVSALIHAATMVVAGVYLVARLFPVYALGAPDALTVVAWVGGISSLFAAIIACTQTDIKRVLAYSTMSQIGYMMLALGVSGFGGHDGLGFMASNFHLFTHAMFKALLFLGAGAVIHAVHSNDMSGMGNLRKYLPITHITFLIACITIAGIPPFSGFFSKDEILVAAYHHNKILFFIEYAVAGLTAFYMFRLYYSIFWGKETHYHHTPHEAPYVMTIPLMILAFGAVTTGFLPFHDLVTSDGLPLDLHTEWGIAIPSILIAVLGIAIATIMYRKVNGMPEKMAGIFGYFYKWAYRKFYIDEVYLFVTKKIIFNYISRPIAWFDRHVVDGTMNGIAGITQFASVSIKGLQSGRVQQYAFVFISGAIALVIIFVYLW